A region of the Chroicocephalus ridibundus chromosome 1, bChrRid1.1, whole genome shotgun sequence genome:
cgcctccttgagtacattaatcataataaaagtacgtatgactaaagtcactcaaactccactttgaagataaaaaaataatataaaaatagcccaagagagaggggatgtcagggaagaaaCCATGGcaaagaattccaccgctgatttccaggatcagtcgacgggctgagcctctcttcccccccatagggacgcctttgggtaagacttcgattacaccgagggcttcctcgggaaacttagaaacttctctagagactcttttctacatttagagccaggctgtatcgtttataactttgtcgcgcgttttgtgtATGTAACAATCCTttcatttgcacatgctttgcagacagtgtatttatcaccggcaatcctaagaacctgtataccTGTTggttaaataaactgcactttttttttaagtagctggtcgttttggtttctcactgaacgcgaccaaagactcgagagaggccgtgctagttcaggagcacgactagactgaaggcgcagtccactattagcgtatccaaatcgtgatagtttaatacatattaaacgcgattggactgacagtgctggattgggcatcactcagaatttaaacccagccgcacccggcCCCCAACCTGGGTGAGgggtgttagaacgcaagggggtttatcttctgccaaaaccgcttggccctgTTTCACGCAAGAGTGGGGGGCGTGAGTAGGGGATGAGGGGGGATGTGTTTGAGGGGCGTGAGGGGGATTGGGGGGTGTGGAGGGTGCGTGTGGGGGTCTCTCACTCACAGACACggctgaggggagggaagggggttgTCCCCAGGGCCTGTGGTGTTTTGGGAGCTTTCCTGCCAGACCATGGCagtggctgggctggaggcaCGCAAAGCTGTTCTGTCACACAGTGAGTGCGTGGCTCCTGCCCAGATTTAGACTATGGAGTGCCAGTTTTTAAGCACTCTTGCAGTCACCAGAGGGAAACAGGCACTCCTTGCTGCATATTGACTGATTAAAACAGAGCAGCCAACTCAAGTCCTACGGTGTTCCTTCTTCTCAGACCCTTGGCATAGTTTGTAGCCTGGGTCAGTTGGTGTTTACACTGCAGATGCCTGCACTTAGTTTAATTAAATGTGCACGCAGGGTGGGCACGTCAGGGGGAAAAGATGGCTGAAAAGTGGGAGGATGTGGTCCGTAAAAGTGGCGTGGAATGACACTTGTAGGAGCCAGCATCGAATGAAAGGCTGTGGTTAATCGTACAGCAGGTAGTGGAGCAGTGCTTCTCACCTGGCTTTATTCAAGGAGAGTCCAGAGAAGTCCAGAGGTCAAGTCTGTTGAGAGCCACTACTTACTTCGAAGTCCTTGAAATGAACTGGTCACAAGCTGGAAGATCTTCTGCCCATTTCTGGACACGTGGCTCAACAGATACCAGGTTTGATGCAGTACCGCTGCTTTGTAGATGCTCAGGACCAAGAGCTACCCAAACCGGTACCTGAATGTTGAGTTACCCCAAGGTACATGTACACACACGAGGTTCGCACACACACGCTCACCGGGAAAGAACCTGGAGAGCtctggaggcagctgcctgcagcccaggtGGGGGATGCCGTTTGGCCCatcattgtagagaggttggtgctggtctcacAGGTacttagtgatagaacaagagggaatggcttcaagctgcagcaggggaggtttaggctggacattaggaaaaaattcttcagtggtcaaacactggaacaggctgcccagggaggtggtggagtcaccatcccgggATGTgataagactcgtttagatgtggtgttgggggatatggtgtaggggagaactttgtagagtggagttgatggttggactcgatgatctcaagggtcttttccaacctaaatgattctgtgattctctggtgGATTTGTGTTGGAGAACtaaagagcaggagctgaaacTCGGCATCCAAACACCTCCTCCTTGGCTGGGCGAGAGGCAAGAGAGAGCGCTGACAGGAAAGGGGAAGATTTTTTTGTCAAAACCTGCCAGACGTACACCCTTGCGTTTTGTGCAGCACTGCtattttctccacagaaaataaatagctaaaaACCAGAGAACGCTTAAACGGGCAGAACCTCTAGAACCACAACCTGTTTCAaagactattaaaataaatggacaGGTCTTTGGGTGACTTTGAGCTGAACAGGGATATAAATAATGCTGTGACATTACATAAGACTAAAACAACGGTAAAGTGCACAAGGCCACTAGAAAGCTATCCACAATAATTTGCTTGAGTGTCAGGTGTTGTAATGGTAGGACTGTTCCGACCTGTTAAGCTGCTGATCATGACTGTTTACGACAGACGTTGCGAGGTGGGATTTCTTTCTTGGAGCCACGGTGTCACCTCTTCCATGCCCAACCTCTGCTGAACTTCACGGCAGAATCAAAAGCAAACGGCTAAGGGTTGGAGCTTTGGTCCATCTTGGAAAATAATGTGCTTTTAACTGTAAAAAATGAAGATCCGTGATATGGCACAGACTAGGACCGAATAAAgcaaattcatattttacattttccacCCTAATCTTTCAGCCACAGGTTTGACTAGTTCAACAGTCCCCACTCAGATTTAACAATGCAGAGAGCTCTTACTTATGTAGAAGTGTAACAAAAAGACAAGGCCAGAGAACAGTCCTTTGAGGAGGATTTAAGGTGGCGAGTACGTTACAGGGAAGTCAGAAGATGGTCTCACGGAAAGGAACAGAACGCAGTGGTGTGTTACGGTAAAGGCACGTGCCAAGACAAGAACGGAGGAGAAAGCTGCAGTTACATACTCAAATGACGCAGTTTGACattcagctctttttctttagTAACTCCGTACTGTGCTTTCTGTACGCATGGAACTGCAGCTAGAGTTTGTCGTATGCCTGCTGGCTGCTTTTGAGCTGTCGTTGGAGCTCTTGGACCTTCAGATCATTCTCCACCGCTGCTGCCTCTTTCGCGagatgctttcctgctctctgcctggTCTCTTGGCCATCTCCAGCTTCTCCCCCAGCTGCTCCATTTCCCGTTGCACACCTTGCAGAGCTTTGCCCTGCTTCATGGCCAGGTCCAGTAGTCGCTCTTTCTCCTCGTTCACTCTCTCCAGCTTGGCCTGCAGCTCGCTGTCCTCAGCCCGCCGCCGACTCGCTGCGTGCTCTCGCTGTGCGACAGTGTGTTGGTGCTTCTCCTGCAGGTGTTGCAGCTGGTTTTTTAGTGATTTGACTTCCCAGGCGTAGGCACTCGCTTGCTGGCTCTGAgcttccagcagctccttttctcgctcctgtgctctgcagctcATGGAAGCACATTTCTCCTGTAGGGACTCTAACTGCTGCGAGAGCTTTCTGGCCCGGGCACGGAGCTGGAGCGCTTCAGCTTCCTTGTCCCACACAGTCTGGCTGAAGAGCACTttgttctcctgctgcaggcgCTTATTCTCCTCCAACAGCTGCATATGCCATTTCCTGAGTTCCCTCTTGGACTGGATCTGTTTTCCATGGTCGTTGGCCAGATCCATGAAGCGTTCCTCCAACTGCTGCATCGGTTGGGTCTGGGTTTTCTCTTTCAGAGCATCTTCTGTTCTCAGTTTCTCCAGGTCCACGTTGAGCTGCTCCAGGTCTCGGCAGCGTTTGCGCACAcggtctgtttttttcttcagtctacAGATAAGCTGGTGCTGCCGTTCTAGGCGTGAATGCAGCGGAGCCTTCTCACTCTTCTCCTCTCTGGGGCTCTCGCAGAGTTCCTTCAGGCCTTCTGTCAGATCTTCCAGGTCTTCGTCGGTCTCTGGATCGCTCGTGGAGTTGGCCATCGCTGCCCGTCTCTCATCCGGAGCCATGGAGCCCCTGCCTGACATGAAGATGAGACAGAATTTTATAGCCACCACTTCTCTTAGTGACATCCGGCATAATCAAACAGCACCCAAGGGTTGTGTGGCCAACACCACTGCCACGAGCTGGTGGAGCGTCTCTGGGAGGCCAGAGAAACCAGCACGGGGAGGGGCAGGACCTCCCAAAACCAGGCCTCCTCGCCTGGATCCCCCTGCTTCAGCCAGGGGGACTGAGGAGCAGGATGCCAGGCTCGAtgatgcagaaagcaaagaacgTAGGCTTAGTATCTATGCAAGCCTATTAATTTGCTGATTACTAGCATTGCTAATTATTCCTTCTCAAAGGAGCTACAAGAAGTATTATTATATTTAGGTAAAAAGCCTGTAAGTGATAAAGCTGTAAATAATGACTTAAGCgatccttttcctctgcctttattTTCTCCTACAGATCTGGTCTTATAAATGCAAGTAAAACGGGAAGGGTTACATCAAACTTCTAATTGATTTATAAGATTTTAATAGTATActgctaattaaaaataactgacTAGCCTTATCCCGTGCTTAGCTCTTTATGAATAAGAGATGTATACGATGCTGACAATTACCGAATGCCCTGGGATGCAAAGGCGTTGTGCCTGGAGGAACGGGTCATCACTGGAGTTTAGTGCTTTGTAGATGCTCAGGACCAAGAGCTACCCAAACCGGTACCTGAATGTTGAGTTACCCCAAGGTACATGTACACACACGAGGTTCGCATACACACACTCACCGGGAAAGAACCTGGAGAGCTCTGGCGGCAGCTGCCTACAGCCCAGGTGGGGGATGCCGTTTGCTCCATCTTGTAAAATAATGTGCTTTTAACTGTAAAAAATGAAGATCTGTGATAGGGCACAGACTAGGACCGAATAAAgcaaattcatattttacattttccacCCTTCCCATGCTAACATATGCACCAATTTACAGTGGCAATTCTATATTCAGTTCAGAGTGGAAAACCACGTAAAGCACGTTAGAGCCTCTTCAGCTATTTATTGGGTTGTTTACTCCAACAGGTTATAGAGatcgggggaaaaaaacaaacaaacaaaaaaaaccacccccatcagttttcattttcccGTTAAAAGCAAGACTTCCCTTAGGAAATCAATATGTTCTCTGTACTTACGGGTCCGAACGCTGTCGCTTAACGTCTGCCACTGCCAAGTCTTTACACTGGCAAATAAAAATGTGGAGCTCGTTCAGCTGTTCTACGTAATCAATAGCAAACTGAATGTTGCCCTTCACGTCCACGTTGCCAAAGTCTGCACTATAGATGCTCATTAGGCTGCCGCTCACCTGCGTCatacaagaggagaaaaaattgaCAGGCATCGGCATTTCACCGGATACTTCGAGATTAGGGTAGGAGTTAGGCTCGGAATTCAGAGAGTAAAGACATCAACTGCGTCCCTTTAGCTGCAATAACGTAACGGACACTATTATACAAGCTTCTCAGCAAGCAGGTTAACAAAAGGAAGCAAAGGTGTTAGGTCAAGTTTCCTACAAAGAATTTGGCTGTGTTTGTTGCACTGAGGTAGAAGAAATAAAGTGACAGGATGCTGTAGGGCTGGAGATTGCCTGCGATCAGATCCTTGAAATATTACTTGCATATCTCTTCAGCTGATCTtccttgcagaaagcagagaCTACGAGTTTAGGACAACAGGCCTTTTGAAAATATCAAGGAAAAGATTAGCGATGAAGTCTAAGTGAAAACCTGGATTTAAATCCCCTCGTAGTGCAACACGAGTAATTAATATTTCTTAAGTTAGctcatgcacttaaaaaaaaaaaaagagttgaaagggAATTTTTACGATGGAAAGCCtacactgaaaattttttaaagcagtaatgCAACCAgattttttgtgtggttttaaaTCTCAAATAGCCATGAAAAAGTACAAAGTTAACTTGATTAGGACAATTAAACAACTTCTCTACTTCACTCCCTCACGCAGAAACTTACACAAGCGGCAATAACGCTCGGGTCTTTTCCCAGTCCCTTTCTGTTATGTAGCAAATACCGGCAATTCTGTAGCCCCTGTCTTTAAGGCGGCTGGAAGGTAGGAGGCACAGCAGAACAGCACTGGATGCAGCCAACGGCTCTTGCAAAAAGCCCTTCTTGCAAGAGCACAAGCAGGGCCCTGCGTTTGCATCAGGGAACTGCAGCTTTGCTGTACGTGGCCGTTCTCAGGTTATGCGCTGACATCCCCGTCGTGTCTCCGTGCTGTCTCTGTCCTAAAGAATCGATGCTTCACTTCCCGTGCGTGCTTTGGCATCTCCCTACGCCAGCTCTTACAGAAAGCATCATCTCCCTGTCGTATCCCACCTGCGAAAAAGCTACAGGGctccctcttccttttcattcAAAACCCACGCAAGTACGCTTTTTAATTGGCTGGAGCTAAAAATTAACTTAATTGtgctgaagataaaaaaagatcttttagcTTAAGGATAGAGCGCACCTTTGGGAATAACAGCAAGCACTTGCTGTGCTTCAATCTCCTAGGTAGAACACGCTCTGTATGTTTAGccatacaataaaaataaacctctAATTACGAGACTAAAGCTTCTGCAAGGTTAATCAGCCACAGGTTGGTTGGGATCATCTCCTGATCTTACACCACAAGCTCAACTCCATGCCATGGTCCAACAGCAGACTGACTTGGCAGACCCTGGAAAGCACTACTTGGCAAATGCGTAACACCACAGTAATCGCAAAGTTTAGTTACAATATTTAAGAGACGGAACTTGCCTCTTCCTGTAGGAATGATGGTACTGACTTGCTCAGTCCTTTGAGTTTTTCAGGATTGGAAAACGGCCTTCCGGGCTGTGAAGGCACTGCAGAAACTGAAGAGCAGCAATGCAAAAGGTTTCAAAAATAAGTCTGTACATCAACATTCCATTCAGGACAACGGTTAGAAACAAACTTCAGATGAAATACATGCACATGCACAACCGCTTTACACCTTGGATGCAAGATTCCCCCACCCACAGGACTCGGAGAAGCTACCCTTAGGAAGGATAATCTACTCCGCCATCTCCTGTAACACTGGCCAAAGGACTTTGTCTGGCAGGAGCAGAAGTGTTTACGTTGCCTGACATGATGCATAAGCCTGGGTGCTGCAAGCACGTTCTCATCAAATGTGATGAAGAAAACACTTTCACTTTACCTTCTCGATTTTATTCCTAGAACAAGGATAAGTGGACTCATGCACTAACCGTACCGTCGCTGACACGAGTCTCATCATAAGGTTCCCGGTACGGAGTTAGTGTACAAGCCAAATTCGGTTCTTTTATTTACCCAGTCTAAATCATTGCAGTAGGAACATGCCTGTAAATCAAGCAATTTGTAGACCCGAACAAGGCAGTTTCAAGTATTCCTAGTTAATTATAAGATGCAGATCTCATTAATGATGCACTTTATTGCAGCTCATCTCTTCAACTTTTATATACTTCCACTGAAGTTCACTTCTACGCTCTTTCACCGTACCCAGTTTAATCGCACAAGCCAGCCCTGCAAAAATCCGCTTTGCAGTAAGGCCACGATTCTCCGAATTTTCCATGCTCTAACCCCACCTCTATCTAATAATGCACTAAAGCTCTGTATCTTCGGACTGGATACACATTGTGAAGTGCCCCGATACCGAATATTGTACGAAGAGAATGATTTGGCAACAAAGAGCCAGCCAGAGGGGCACGTATCTATTGCATGAACTGAAAGGCTGCACACACGACGGGATTGTTTGCAAGGCACTGAGTTAagcttttgcaaagcttttgctgCCGAAGCTCAAATAATGCTCAAGGTATCAGTCCTTGCCAGTACGCAGTTAGATGCAGTTTCGCCATTGAGCAAGTCTCTAGTTCAGATGTATAACTTGTTAGTTGTTAAATAAAAAGGGATTCTTAGCACATTAGTTTAAATATCAGTGGAGAAGTCTCTCCGTTGTCTGCTGGAGGAATCCTATTACTCActtcctgctgcattttctttcctctcttgatTCTGATCAGGTTTCGGACCTGCTCGGTATTGACAACAGTCATTCAGTAGCACAGACAGCTTTGCAATGTTACCAACAGCATCAGCGTATTTTATACGTGGGGAGTTTTTGACTTCCCTAGACCCCATGTATTTCACATGTTTTCCATTGCTGTCCTTTGAGGAGCTGGATCATAACGAAGGTAACgtcgaatcacagaatggtctgggttggaagggaccttaaagatcatccggttccaccccctgccctgggcagggacacctcccaccagcccaggctgctccaagccccgtccagcctggtcctgaacccctccggggatggggcagccacagcttctctgggcaacctgggccagtgtgaTTCTAATTTTTCCTATTCGTTATCATCCAGAGCTAGAAACGTTTTGGCAGAGTAGGCCAAGGACCAGAGAAATCATTTCCTGAACCAGTCGTTCCAAGACTGGCATAAGCAAAGCAAGCTGTCTGATACCGCATTATGGGAATATATTGATCCTTACCAGGTTGCGAGGTGGAAAACGACTGTTCTTTAACCCCTACACAACGGAGCCTGGCAGGGCAAGCACCTAAAAGAGAAACTGTCAGAGAGGTTTTAATAGTAATGTATAACTGAGATGCAGTACAATTTTATACGCATGCTTTCTTTTGCCGATCACTACCATTTTCTTAAGTCTGTCCAGGGACGATGTCTTAAggaagtttttggtttggttttctaagCAAGCATTTTCGGCTCCTCAGGATAAGCAGGCTAGACATTATCTGACTCAAGACCAGGTAGTCAGCGTTATCTTTACTGGCAACTGCGAGGCGGAACCGAGCACACCTTCACGCGTCAGGTCGGCACGATCTTTTCACCCAAAGTGCTG
Encoded here:
- the LOC134511610 gene encoding coiled-coil domain-containing protein 89-like, whose product is MAPDERRAAMANSTSDPETDEDLEDLTEGLKELCESPREEKSEKAPLHSRLERQHQLICRLKKKTDRVRKRCRDLEQLNVDLEKLRTEDALKEKTQTQPMQQLEERFMDLANDHGKQIQSKRELRKWHMQLLEENKRLQQENKVLFSQTVWDKEAEALQLRARARKLSQQLESLQEKCASMSCRAQEREKELLEAQSQQASAYAWEVKSLKNQLQHLQEKHQHTVAQREHAASRRRAEDSELQAKLERVNEEKERLLDLAMKQGKALQGVQREMEQLGEKLEMAKRPGREQESISRKRQQRWRMI